A stretch of the Malus sylvestris chromosome 10, drMalSylv7.2, whole genome shotgun sequence genome encodes the following:
- the LOC126586747 gene encoding uncharacterized protein LOC126586747: MRAIVSGMWKRAALRRKLQILRSLTKTKSVKRSSIIMDALLHIYMLKLKLEAVQIEYLHLMAIKTDYINLIKHLQVPKEVKVEKIKEGFLVRVKCEKAKDTLVSVLEAFEEMGLNVAQARVSCNNYFSMEAIAAVADGENKDQMDVRVVTQAILRATKINQDGKETRECIVVPQVNNS, translated from the exons ATGAGAGCTATAGTCTCCGGGATGTGGAAGAGAGCAGCATTGCGCCGAAAGCTTCAAATTCTAAGGAGCCTTACCAAGACAAAATCC GTCAAGAGGAGCTCCATTATCATGGATGCTCTACTCCACATTTATATGCTGAAACTCAAGCTTGAAGCAGTCCAAATAGAGTACTTGCATCTCATGGCTATCAAAACAGATTACATAAACCTAATCAAACATCTTCAAGTCCccaag GAAGTGAAGGTAGAGAAGATTAAGGAAGGGTTTCTTGTGAGAGTGAAGTGCGAGAAAGCGAAGGACACTCTGGTTTCGGTTTTGGAGGCATTTGAAGAAATGGGTCTTAATGTTGCGCAGGCTAGAGTTTCATGCAACAATTATTTTTCCATGGAAGCCATTGCAGCTGTAGCTGATGGCGAAAACAAAGACCAGATGGATGTGAGAGTCGTAACACAAGCAATACTAAGGGCCACCAAGATTAATCAAGATGGAAAGGAGACGCGTGAATGCATTGTAGTTCCCCAGGTTAATAACTCTTAA